One Ricinus communis isolate WT05 ecotype wild-type chromosome 2, ASM1957865v1, whole genome shotgun sequence DNA segment encodes these proteins:
- the LOC8260924 gene encoding exocyst complex component SEC3A isoform X2, producing MAKSSADDEELRRACEAAIEGTKQKIVMSIRVAKSRGIWGKSGKLGRQMAKPRVLALSTKSKGTRTKAFLRVLKYSTGGVLEPAKLYKLKHLSKVEVIANDPSGCTFTLGFDNLRSQSVAPPQWTMRNIDDRNRLIFCILNICKDVLARLPKVVGLDVVEMALWAKENTPTVTKQTSQENGPVVAATTESELKVSVEKELVSQAEEEDMEALLDTYVMGIGEAEAFSERLKRELLALEAANVHAILESEPLIEEVLQGLEAATNCVDDMDEWLGIFNMKLRHMREDIESIETRNNKLEMQSVNNKSLIEELDKLVERLCVPSEYAASLTGGSFDEARMLQNIEACEWLTGALRGLQVPNLDPTYANMRAVKEKRAELEKLKSTFVRRASEFLRNYFASLVDFMISDKSYFSQRGQLKRPDHADLRYKCRTYARLLQHLKSLDKNCLGPLRKAYCSSLNLLLRREAREFANELRASTKASRNPTVWLEASTGSSQNAQTADTSSVSDAYAKMLTIFIPLLVDESSFFAHFMCFEVPALVPPGGLANGNRSGSYNDEANDDDDDDLGIMDIDENDSKAGKNSADLAALNESLQDLLDGIQEDFYAVVDWAYKIDPLRCISMHGITERYLSGQKADAAGFVRLLLGDLESRISMQFSRFVDEACHQIERNERNVRQMGVLSYIPRFATLATRMEQYIQGQSRDLVDQAYTKFVSIMFVTLEKIAQTDPKYADIFLLENYAAFQNSLYDLANCVPTLAKFYHQASEAYEQACTRHISMIIYYQFERLFQFARKIEDLMYTITPEETFLMEVGA from the exons atgGCGAAATCGAGCGCTGACGATGAGGAGCTCAGGAGAGCATGCGAGGCAGCAATTGAGGGAACCAAGCAGAAGATCGTCATGTCGATCCGTGTAGCCAAAAGTCGAGGGATCTGGGGCAAATCTGGAAAATTAGGTCGCCAAATGGCCAAGCCTAGGGTTCTCGCTCTTTCTA caaaatcaaaaggaacgCGGACTAAAGCATTTCTTCGAGTCTTAAAATATTCTACGGGTGGAGTCCTTGAG CCTGCAAAGTTATACAAGCTGAAGCATCTTTCAAAGGTGGAGGTTATAGCTAATGATCCTAGTGGATGTACATTTACTCTG GGGTTCGATAACCTCAGAAGCCAGAGTGTTGCTCCACCTCAATGGACTATGCGCAACATCGATGATAG GAACCGCCTTATATTTTGCATCTTAAACATCTGCAAAGATGTACTTGCTCGTCTACCTAAAGTAGTTGGCTTGGATGTCGTGGAGATGGCACTTTGGGCTAAG GAAAATACACCTACAGTCACCAAGCAAACTAGTCAGGAAAATGGGCCTGTTGTGGCTGCAACAACAGAAAGTGAGTTGAAAGTGAGTGTTGAAAAGGAACTCGTCTCCCAAGCTGAGGAAGAGGACATGGAGGCCCTTCTTGACAC TTATGTTATGGGTATCGGTGAAGCAGAGGCGTTTTCTGAAAGGTTGAAGCGTGAACTTCTTGCTCTTGAAGCTGCAAATGTTCATGCCATCTTAGAGAGTGAACCTTTGATAGAAGAG GTGCTGCAAGGGCTTGAGGCAGCAACAAATTGTGTTGATGACATGGATGAATGGTTAGGCATCTTCAACATGAAACTTAGACACATGCGAGAAGACATTGAATCT ATAGAAACCCGCAATAACAAATTGGAGATGCAGTCTGTAAATAACAAGTCACTGATTGAAGAGCTTGATAAGCTTGTTGAACGCTTGTGCGTCCCTTCTGAA TATGCAGCAAGCCTAACAGGAGGTTCATTTGATGAGGCACGCATGCTTCAAAATATTGAAGCATGTGAATGGTTAACCGGTGCTTTGCGTGGTCTTCAAGTGCCTAATCTGGATCCTACTTATGCAAACATGCGTGCT GTTAAAGAGAAACGGGCTGAACTTGAGAAGTTAAAATCTACCTTTGTTAGGAGAGCTTCTGAGTTCTTGAGAAACTACTTTGCTAGTTTGGTCGATTTCATGATAAGTGACAAGAGTTACTTCTCACAA CGGGGACAGTTGAAGAGGCCTGATCATGCAGACTTGCGATACAAATGCAGGACATATGCTCGCCTTCTGCAACATTTGAAG AGTCTTGATAAGAACTGCTTGGGTCCTTTAAGGAAAGCATATTGTAGCTCCCTCAACTTGCTTCTTCGCCGTGAG GCCCGTGAGTTTGCTAATGAGCTTCGTGCTAGTACAAAAGCGTCAAGAAATCCAACTGTCTGGCTCGAAGCTTCCACAGGCTCCAGTCAAAATGCACAAACTGCAGATACATCATCAGTTTCTGATGCTTATGCCAAAATGCTGACAATTTTTATCCCACTCCTTGTAGATGAg AGCTCTTTTTTTGCACACTTCATGTGCTTTGAAGTTCCTGCATTGGTTCCCCCAGGAGGCCTTGCTAATGGTAATAGAAGTGGAAGCTACAATGATGAGGCCAATGACGATGACGATGACGATTTGGGTATTATGGACATTGATGAGAATGATAGTAAAGCGG GTAAAAATTCAGCAGATCTGGCAGCACTAAATGAATCTCTTCAGGATTTACTGGATGGAATCCAA GAAGATTTCTATGCTGTGGTTGATTGGGCATACAAGATTGATCCTCTACGGTGCATATCAATGCATGGGATTACAGAGCGCTATCTCTCTGGTCAGAAAGCTGATGCAGCAGGGTTTGTGCGTCTCTTACTTGGTGACCTGGAGTCGAGAATTTCTATGCAGTTCAGCCGT TTTGTTGATGAAGCTTGCCATCAGATAGAAAGAAATGAGCGTAATGTCCGGCAGATGGGGGTGTTGTCATACATACCAAG GTTTGCAACTCTTGCAACTCGCATGGAACAGTACATTCAGGGACAATCCAGGGATTTGGTTGATCAGGCATATACAAAATTT GTTAGCATAATGTTTGTAACCTTGGAGAAAATTGCACAAACAGATCCAAAATATGCagacatttttcttttagaaaactATGCAGCATTTCAGAATAG CTTGTATGACCTAGCCAATTGTGTTCCAACTTTGGCCAAATTTTATCACCAGGCAAGTGAAGCTTATGAGCAAGCTTGTACTCGTCACATCAGCATGATCATCTATTAT CAATTTGAGCGACTTTTCCAGTTTGCCCGCAAGATTGAGGATTTGATGTACACAATTACACCAGAAGAG ACATTCCTCATGGAAGTTGGAGCTTGA
- the LOC8260924 gene encoding exocyst complex component SEC3A isoform X1, with protein sequence MAKSSADDEELRRACEAAIEGTKQKIVMSIRVAKSRGIWGKSGKLGRQMAKPRVLALSTKSKGTRTKAFLRVLKYSTGGVLEPAKLYKLKHLSKVEVIANDPSGCTFTLGFDNLRSQSVAPPQWTMRNIDDRNRLIFCILNICKDVLARLPKVVGLDVVEMALWAKENTPTVTKQTSQENGPVVAATTESELKVSVEKELVSQAEEEDMEALLDTYVMGIGEAEAFSERLKRELLALEAANVHAILESEPLIEEVLQGLEAATNCVDDMDEWLGIFNMKLRHMREDIESIETRNNKLEMQSVNNKSLIEELDKLVERLCVPSEYAASLTGGSFDEARMLQNIEACEWLTGALRGLQVPNLDPTYANMRAVKEKRAELEKLKSTFVRRASEFLRNYFASLVDFMISDKSYFSQRGQLKRPDHADLRYKCRTYARLLQHLKSLDKNCLGPLRKAYCSSLNLLLRREAREFANELRASTKASRNPTVWLEASTGSSQNAQTADTSSVSDAYAKMLTIFIPLLVDESSFFAHFMCFEVPALVPPGGLANGNRSGSYNDEANDDDDDDLGIMDIDENDSKAGKNSADLAALNESLQDLLDGIQEDFYAVVDWAYKIDPLRCISMHGITERYLSGQKADAAGFVRLLLGDLESRISMQFSRFVDEACHQIERNERNVRQMGVLSYIPRFATLATRMEQYIQGQSRDLVDQAYTKFVSIMFVTLEKIAQTDPKYADIFLLENYAAFQNSLYDLANCVPTLAKFYHQASEAYEQACTRHISMIIYYQFERLFQFARKIEDLMYTITPEEIPFQLGLSKMDLRKMLKASLSGVDKSIGAMYKKLQKNLTSEELLPSLWDKCKKEFLDKYESFAQLVAKIYPNETIPSVAEMRDLLASM encoded by the exons atgGCGAAATCGAGCGCTGACGATGAGGAGCTCAGGAGAGCATGCGAGGCAGCAATTGAGGGAACCAAGCAGAAGATCGTCATGTCGATCCGTGTAGCCAAAAGTCGAGGGATCTGGGGCAAATCTGGAAAATTAGGTCGCCAAATGGCCAAGCCTAGGGTTCTCGCTCTTTCTA caaaatcaaaaggaacgCGGACTAAAGCATTTCTTCGAGTCTTAAAATATTCTACGGGTGGAGTCCTTGAG CCTGCAAAGTTATACAAGCTGAAGCATCTTTCAAAGGTGGAGGTTATAGCTAATGATCCTAGTGGATGTACATTTACTCTG GGGTTCGATAACCTCAGAAGCCAGAGTGTTGCTCCACCTCAATGGACTATGCGCAACATCGATGATAG GAACCGCCTTATATTTTGCATCTTAAACATCTGCAAAGATGTACTTGCTCGTCTACCTAAAGTAGTTGGCTTGGATGTCGTGGAGATGGCACTTTGGGCTAAG GAAAATACACCTACAGTCACCAAGCAAACTAGTCAGGAAAATGGGCCTGTTGTGGCTGCAACAACAGAAAGTGAGTTGAAAGTGAGTGTTGAAAAGGAACTCGTCTCCCAAGCTGAGGAAGAGGACATGGAGGCCCTTCTTGACAC TTATGTTATGGGTATCGGTGAAGCAGAGGCGTTTTCTGAAAGGTTGAAGCGTGAACTTCTTGCTCTTGAAGCTGCAAATGTTCATGCCATCTTAGAGAGTGAACCTTTGATAGAAGAG GTGCTGCAAGGGCTTGAGGCAGCAACAAATTGTGTTGATGACATGGATGAATGGTTAGGCATCTTCAACATGAAACTTAGACACATGCGAGAAGACATTGAATCT ATAGAAACCCGCAATAACAAATTGGAGATGCAGTCTGTAAATAACAAGTCACTGATTGAAGAGCTTGATAAGCTTGTTGAACGCTTGTGCGTCCCTTCTGAA TATGCAGCAAGCCTAACAGGAGGTTCATTTGATGAGGCACGCATGCTTCAAAATATTGAAGCATGTGAATGGTTAACCGGTGCTTTGCGTGGTCTTCAAGTGCCTAATCTGGATCCTACTTATGCAAACATGCGTGCT GTTAAAGAGAAACGGGCTGAACTTGAGAAGTTAAAATCTACCTTTGTTAGGAGAGCTTCTGAGTTCTTGAGAAACTACTTTGCTAGTTTGGTCGATTTCATGATAAGTGACAAGAGTTACTTCTCACAA CGGGGACAGTTGAAGAGGCCTGATCATGCAGACTTGCGATACAAATGCAGGACATATGCTCGCCTTCTGCAACATTTGAAG AGTCTTGATAAGAACTGCTTGGGTCCTTTAAGGAAAGCATATTGTAGCTCCCTCAACTTGCTTCTTCGCCGTGAG GCCCGTGAGTTTGCTAATGAGCTTCGTGCTAGTACAAAAGCGTCAAGAAATCCAACTGTCTGGCTCGAAGCTTCCACAGGCTCCAGTCAAAATGCACAAACTGCAGATACATCATCAGTTTCTGATGCTTATGCCAAAATGCTGACAATTTTTATCCCACTCCTTGTAGATGAg AGCTCTTTTTTTGCACACTTCATGTGCTTTGAAGTTCCTGCATTGGTTCCCCCAGGAGGCCTTGCTAATGGTAATAGAAGTGGAAGCTACAATGATGAGGCCAATGACGATGACGATGACGATTTGGGTATTATGGACATTGATGAGAATGATAGTAAAGCGG GTAAAAATTCAGCAGATCTGGCAGCACTAAATGAATCTCTTCAGGATTTACTGGATGGAATCCAA GAAGATTTCTATGCTGTGGTTGATTGGGCATACAAGATTGATCCTCTACGGTGCATATCAATGCATGGGATTACAGAGCGCTATCTCTCTGGTCAGAAAGCTGATGCAGCAGGGTTTGTGCGTCTCTTACTTGGTGACCTGGAGTCGAGAATTTCTATGCAGTTCAGCCGT TTTGTTGATGAAGCTTGCCATCAGATAGAAAGAAATGAGCGTAATGTCCGGCAGATGGGGGTGTTGTCATACATACCAAG GTTTGCAACTCTTGCAACTCGCATGGAACAGTACATTCAGGGACAATCCAGGGATTTGGTTGATCAGGCATATACAAAATTT GTTAGCATAATGTTTGTAACCTTGGAGAAAATTGCACAAACAGATCCAAAATATGCagacatttttcttttagaaaactATGCAGCATTTCAGAATAG CTTGTATGACCTAGCCAATTGTGTTCCAACTTTGGCCAAATTTTATCACCAGGCAAGTGAAGCTTATGAGCAAGCTTGTACTCGTCACATCAGCATGATCATCTATTAT CAATTTGAGCGACTTTTCCAGTTTGCCCGCAAGATTGAGGATTTGATGTACACAATTACACCAGAAGAG ATACCTTTCCAGCTTGGATTGTCAAAAATGGATCTCCGAAAGATGTTGAAGGCTAGTTTATCTGGG GTTGACAAGTCTATTGGTGCCATGTATAAGAAGTTGCAGAAGAACTTGACCTCAGAGGAATTACTACCTTCTTTGTGGGATAAATGCAAG AAGGAGTTTCTGGACAAGTATGAAAGTTTTGCCCAACTCGTCGCAAAGATCTATCCAAATGAAACCATCCCCTCAGTGGCAGAAATGAGGGATCTTCTGGCGTCCATGTAA
- the LOC8260923 gene encoding probable E3 ubiquitin-protein ligase ARI8, translating into MYNMQTPNPNTPQQTSVDYYSDGFDDGYFDDAISSDDRLFFGSNLQEEEEDDDDDVADTHKVIIKKRNQRILTEDDIRQRMEDDLSQVSLVLSLPKPEASLLLCSFNWSVTKIYDSWFSDESGVREKVGLLEKKVFSIDLGVVDCGICFESFPFEKTSSAACGHHYCIDCWSCYISTSINNDGLGCLMLRCPEPSCRVAVGHDMIDLLVSRDDRNKYARCFVRSYIQENRKMKWCPGRDCDNAIEFLDGDGSFDVTCDCFTSFCWNCDEESHRPVDCDTVKKWISKNQSESENINYILTYCKPCPNCRRPIEKNEGCMHMTCRVCGHSFCWLCLASYNNHIQCNGYTDNVVRKKEMAQQSLEKYTHYFERWDANRKSKLKALEDFQHVKNVIFKRLSEIQGSPESNFDFITKAWLQVVECRRVLGWSYAYGYYLPEDEFAKKQFFEYLQGEAESGLEKLHNYAEKELEKFLESDGLSKDFTKFQTMLRGLTVVTGNYFEKLAKALENGLSDVVSLSNGASTSSSRSSTDGTEDYWFCDRCSYANPGSVLQCQMCVLFIEN; encoded by the coding sequence ATGTACAATATGCAAACTCCAAATCCTAACACCCCACAGCAAACTTCCGTTGACTACTACAGTGATGGCTTCGATGATGGTTATTTCGACGATGCTATTAGCTCTGATGATCGTCTTTTCTTTGGATCAAATcttcaagaagaagaagaagatgatgatgatgatgttgctGATACCCACAAGGTTATTATCAAGAAACGAAACCAGAGAATCCTTACGGAAGATGATATACGTCAACGCATGGAGGATGACCTTTCTCAAGTCTCTTTAGTCCTTTCTTTACCAAAACCTGAGGCAAGTCTTTTACTCTGTTCCTTCAATTGGTCTGTcactaaaatatatgattctTGGTTTTCCGATGAGTCTGGAGTACGCGAGAAAGTTGGTCTATTGGAGAAGAAAGTCTTCTCGATTGACCTTGGAGTTGTGGATTGTGGGATTTGCTTCGAATCGTTCCCTTTTGAGAAGACCAGTTCAGCTGCATGTGGCCATCATTACTGTATTGACTGCTGGTCTTGCTATATTAGCACTTCTATCAATAATGATGGTCTTGGGTGTTTGATGCTTCGATGTCCTGAGCCATCTTGTCGTGTTGCTGTTGGTCACGACATGATTGATTTATTAGTATCCAGAGACGATAGGAATAAGTATGCCCGGTGCTTTGTTAGGTCTTATAttcaagaaaatagaaagatgaAGTGGTGTCCTGGTCGAGACTGTGATAATGCCATTGAGTTTTTGGATGGAGATGGAAGCTTTGATGTTACTTGCGATTGTTTTACTAGCTTTTGCTGGAATTGCGATGAGGAGAGTCATCGTCCTGTGGATTGTGACACTGTGAAAAAGTGGATTTCAAAGAATCAATCTGAGTCTGAAAATATAAACTACATACTAACATATTGCAAGCCTTGTCCCAACTGCAGGCGTCCGATTGAAAAGAATGAAGGGTGTATGCACATGACCTGTAGGGTCTGCGGGCATAGTTTCTGCTGGTTGTGTCTTGCTTCATATAACAATCATATTCAATGTAATGGATATACTGATAATGTAGTTAGGAAAAAGGAGATGGCTCAGCAGTCTTTAGAGAAATATACACACTATTTCGAACGATGGGATGCCAATCGAAAATCAAAACTCAAAGCACTTGAAGATTTTCAACATGTTAAAAATGTGATCTTCAAAAGGCTTAGTGAGATACAAGGCTCACCTGAAAGCAATTTTGATTTCATAACCAAGGCATGGCTGCAAGTGGTTGAATGCAGGAGAGTTCTGGGGTGGAGCTATGCATACGGATACTACTTACCTGAGGATGAGTTTGCTAAGAAACAATTTTTCGAATACTTACAAGGTGAGGCTGAGTCTGGATTGGAAAAGCTTCATAATTATGCAGAGAAAGAGTTAGAGAAGTTTCTAGAATCTGATGGGCTATCAAAGGATTTCACTAAATTTCAGACGATGCTACGTGGATTAACAGTTGTGACTGGAAATTACTTTGAAAAGTTGGCTAAAGCTTTAGAGAATGGCCTGTCTGATGTGGTATCCCTCTCCAATGGGGCTAGCACCAGCAGCAGCCGCAGCTCAACAGATGGAACAGAAGATTATTGGTTTTGTGATCGTTGCAGCTATGCAAATCCTGGGTCAGTCTTACAATGCCAGATGTGTGTCTTGTTCATTGAAAATTAG
- the LOC8260922 gene encoding uncharacterized protein LOC8260922 isoform X1 has translation MTTTRMLPSYRPMHHVHPPGLASSSVSTVKCIGKTSGLGGEKMVSSGDCDKKKPKIAVKASVATTKSLITAEQVVDRGLIDLASLLAIVGNALVKVLRPAVKRRQWKLQAQMLLEKAVLDCRFFTLLAVGGSLLSSVLCFVEGCFLILESYFHYFSSLSHSSDQGHIVQLLIEAIDMYLVGTAMLIFGVGLYAIFVGSKGSKGNGQWLPESNLFGLFYLKTLPTWVQVESVSQAKSRIGHAVMMILQVGLLEKFKNIPVVTSLDLACFAGAIMFSSACIFLLLKLSVGGIAGDSR, from the exons atgaCCACCACAAGAATGTTGCCCTCTTATAGGCCTATGCATCATGTTCATCCTCCTGGGTTAGCTTCTTCATCTGTTTCCACGGTGAAATGCATTGGCAAGACCTCAGGTTTGGGCGGAGAGAAGATGGTTTCATCAGGAGATTGTGACAAAAAGAAACCAAAGATAGCCGTTAAAGCATCCGTGGCCACTACAAAGAGCTTGATCACTGCAGAGCAAGTGGTTGATCGGGGATTAATTGATCTTGCTTCTTTGCTTGCAATTGTTGGCAATGCTTTGGTTAAGGTATTGAGACCTGCTGTGAAACGAAGGCAGTGGAAATTACAGGCTCAGATGCTACTTGAAAAG GCTGTACTGGATTGCCGATTCTTTACTTTATTAGCCGTAGGGGGATCCTTGCTTAGTTCGGTGCTGTGTTTTGTGGag ggctgttttctcattctgGAGTCATATTTTCACTATTTCAGTTCGCTATCTCACAGTTCAGATCAAGGACACATAGTGCAGCTACTTATAGAAGCCATAG ACATGTACTTGGTAGGAACAGCCATGCTTATTTTTGGGGTTGGGCTGTATGCCATCTTTGTGGGATCAAAGGGTTCAAAAGGAAATGGACAATGGCTGCCAGAATCGAACTTATTTGGGCTCTTCTATCTGAAG ACTCTTCCAACATGGGTGCAAGTAGAGTCAGTTTCCCAAGCCAAATCAAGAATCGGGCATGCTGTTATGATGATACTTCAAGTGGGATTGTTGGAGAAATTCAAGAATATACCTGTTGTTACTAGTTTGGATCTTGCCTGTTTTGCTGGAGCAATCATGTTTTCCTCAGCTTGTATATTCCTTCTCTTGAAACTTTCTGTTGGTGGCATTGCAGGGGATAGCAGGTAG
- the LOC8260922 gene encoding uncharacterized protein LOC8260922 isoform X2, whose amino-acid sequence MTTTRMLPSYRPMHHVHPPGLASSSVSTVKCIGKTSGLGGEKMVSSGDCDKKKPKIAVKASVATTKSLITAEQVVDRGLIDLASLLAIVGNALVKVLRPAVKRRQWKLQAQMLLEKGCFLILESYFHYFSSLSHSSDQGHIVQLLIEAIDMYLVGTAMLIFGVGLYAIFVGSKGSKGNGQWLPESNLFGLFYLKTLPTWVQVESVSQAKSRIGHAVMMILQVGLLEKFKNIPVVTSLDLACFAGAIMFSSACIFLLLKLSVGGIAGDSR is encoded by the exons atgaCCACCACAAGAATGTTGCCCTCTTATAGGCCTATGCATCATGTTCATCCTCCTGGGTTAGCTTCTTCATCTGTTTCCACGGTGAAATGCATTGGCAAGACCTCAGGTTTGGGCGGAGAGAAGATGGTTTCATCAGGAGATTGTGACAAAAAGAAACCAAAGATAGCCGTTAAAGCATCCGTGGCCACTACAAAGAGCTTGATCACTGCAGAGCAAGTGGTTGATCGGGGATTAATTGATCTTGCTTCTTTGCTTGCAATTGTTGGCAATGCTTTGGTTAAGGTATTGAGACCTGCTGTGAAACGAAGGCAGTGGAAATTACAGGCTCAGATGCTACTTGAAAAG ggctgttttctcattctgGAGTCATATTTTCACTATTTCAGTTCGCTATCTCACAGTTCAGATCAAGGACACATAGTGCAGCTACTTATAGAAGCCATAG ACATGTACTTGGTAGGAACAGCCATGCTTATTTTTGGGGTTGGGCTGTATGCCATCTTTGTGGGATCAAAGGGTTCAAAAGGAAATGGACAATGGCTGCCAGAATCGAACTTATTTGGGCTCTTCTATCTGAAG ACTCTTCCAACATGGGTGCAAGTAGAGTCAGTTTCCCAAGCCAAATCAAGAATCGGGCATGCTGTTATGATGATACTTCAAGTGGGATTGTTGGAGAAATTCAAGAATATACCTGTTGTTACTAGTTTGGATCTTGCCTGTTTTGCTGGAGCAATCATGTTTTCCTCAGCTTGTATATTCCTTCTCTTGAAACTTTCTGTTGGTGGCATTGCAGGGGATAGCAGGTAG
- the LOC8260921 gene encoding uncharacterized protein LOC8260921, whose product MELQSVCHGLTAPKLRLTHRLSSHQHQTVSLKIGIASKSYLSSSNKRVTIRASSSNSSRNTNLELSDREGTGVPDASFNELEPFRGKSGSISFYGLTHQSVEAGKLVSAPFNGEDNGSFLWILGPAALIASLFIPQFFISNVIEAFLKDEILVEIVASLSSEAMFYIGLSIFLLVTDRVQRPFLQFSPKRWGLITGLKGYLTSAFFIMGFKVIAPLFIVYATWPVLRLPALVAVLPFLVGCIAQRVFEIRLDQLGSSCWPIVPIIFEVYRIYQLSKAAHFIEKLMFSMRGLPESAQLLERNNALIAMIVTFQFLGVLCLWSLLTFFLRLFPSRPVAENY is encoded by the exons atggagcTTCAATCAGTCTGTCATGGCTTGACAGCTCCAAAACTTAGATTAACTCATCGCCTCTCGAGTCATCAGCATCAAACT GTTTCTCTGAAGATTGGAATTGCCTCAAAAT CATATTTATCAAGCTCGAACAAAAGAGTTACAATTCGTGCTTCTAGCTCTAATTCCAGTAGAAACACAAATTTGGAACTTTCTGATAGAGAAGGTACTGGTGTGCCTGATGCTAGTTTTAATGAGCTGGAGCCATTTAGGGGTAAATCAGGTTCCATTTCATTTTATGGATTGACTCACCAGTCTGTGGAAGCTGGAAAATTGGTGTCAGCTCCTTTCAATGGAGAAGACAACGGATCATTTCTTTGGATTTTGGGACCGGCTGCCCTTATAGCATCACTGTTTATTCCCCAGTTCTTCATTTCAAATGTGATTGAGGCTTTCCTCAAGGATGAGATTCTTGTAG AAATCGTGGCATCGTTGTCCTCAGAGGCAATGTTTTACATTGGTCTTTCAATATTCCTGCTTGTAACTGATCGAGTTCAGCGGCCATTTCTGCAATTTAGCCCAAAAAGGTGGGGTCTCATTACAGGCCTTAAAGGATACTTGACATCTGCCTTCTTTATCATGGGCTTTAAAGTCATAGCCCCTCTTTTCATTGTGTATGCAACCTGGCCTGTGCTTCGCTTGCCTGCCTTGGTTgctgtccttcctttcttagTTGGTTGCATTGCTCAACGAGTTTTTGAAATTCGTCTGGACCAGCTAGGGTCATCTTGCTGGCCTATAGTCCCCATTATTTTCGAG GTTTACAGAATATATCAACTATCCAAAGCTGCTCATTTTATTGAGAAATTGATGTTCTCCATGCGGGGGCTTCCCGAATCTGCACAGTTGTTGGAAAGAAACAATGCTTTGATTGCTATGATAGTTACCTTCCAATTCCTTGGTGTACTTTGCCTCTGGTCACTGTTGACCTTTTTCTTAAGGCTCTTTCCTTCTAGACCTGTAGCTGAGAACTATTGA